The following are encoded together in the Juglans microcarpa x Juglans regia isolate MS1-56 chromosome 2D, Jm3101_v1.0, whole genome shotgun sequence genome:
- the LOC121250170 gene encoding probable sugar phosphate/phosphate translocator At4g32390 — protein MALSDGVVKNVLLSYFYVLIWICLSFSVIVYNKYILDRKLYNWPFPISLTMIHMAFCSALAYLLVRVFKVVEEPAAMTRDLYVKSIVPIGALYSLSLWFSNSAYIYLSVSFIQMLKALMPVAVYSLGLAFKRDTFKSDTMLNMVSISLGVGVAAYGEAKFDTWGVMLQLLAVVFEATRLVLIQILLNSRGISLNPITSLFYVAPCCLAFLSVPWMIMEYPLLRDTSSFHLDFVIFGTNSLCAFALNLAVFLLVGKTSALTMNVAGVVKDWLLIAFSWSVIKDTVTPINLFGYFLAFLGVAYYNHSKLQALKAADAQRKAQQADEEAGRLLEEREGEGTGKKSETQN, from the coding sequence ATGGCTCTCTCCGATGGTGTTGTGAAAAACGTTTTGCTCTCCTACTTCTACGTATTGATCTGGATCTGTCTGAGCTTCTCGGTGATCGTGTACAACAAGTACATCTTGGACCGCAAACTCTACAACTGGCCCTTCCCGATCTCGCTTACCATGATCCACATGGCCTTCTGCTCCGCCCTCGCCTACCTCCTCGTCCGCGTCTTTAAGGTTGTGGAGGAGCCTGCCGCCATGACCCGTGACCTCTACGTCAAGTCCATCGTCCCCATCGGCGCCCTctactctctctccctctggtTCTCCAACTCCGCGTACATCTACCTCTCCGTTTCCTTCATCCAGATGCTTAAGGCTCTCATGCCCGTCGCCGTCTACTCCCTCGGCCTCGCCTTCAAGAGGGACACCTTCAAGTCCGACACCATGCTCAACATGGTCTCCATCTCCCTCGGCGTCGGCGTCGCCGCCTATGGCGAGGCCAAGTTTGACACTTGGGGCGTCATGTTGCAGCTTCTGGCCGTCGTATTCGAGGCCACCCGGTTGGTTTTGATCCAGATTCTGTTGAATTCCAGAGGTATTAGTTTGAACCCCATCACTTCGCTTTTCTATGTCGCGCCGTGTTGTCTTGCGTTCTTGTCCGTGCCGTGGATGATAATGGAGTACCCTTTGTTGAGGGACACCTCCAGTTTCCATCTGGATTTCGTGATCTTCGGTACCAATTCGCTCTGCGCGTTCGCCCTGAATTTGGCCGTGTTCTTGCTGGTGGGTAAGACCTCCGCGCTCACCATGAATGTCGCCGGTGTGGTAAAGGATTGGCTTTTGATCGCGTTCTCGTGGTCGGTGATCAAGGACACCGTGACACCCATCAATTTGTTTGGCTACTTTTTGGCGTTTCTGGGTGTTGCATATTACAATCACTCCAAGTTGCAGGCGCTTAAGGCTGCGGATGCGCAGAGGAAGGCGCAGCAGGCCGACGAGGAGGCAGGGAGGTTGCTGGAGGAGAGAGAAGGTGAAGGCACCGGCAAAAAGAGTGAAACCCAGAATTGA